A single Atopobiaceae bacterium DNA region contains:
- the mtnA gene encoding S-methyl-5-thioribose-1-phosphate isomerase, whose product MNLHAAKGTLTETRETLPLDSLAEVDTVALDDQSDTLAIIDQTKLPATLEVEYLSSRDEAYRAIKRLEVRGAPAIGVAAAIALYLDVHSYWEHLSSTDSAPVTDAEGWERLSARLTETATYLDSSRPTAVNLSWALHRMGARAAASRHAGDTPAAAVQALHDEAVAIRNEDVRVCRAIGEHGLSLLHDGDGILTHCNAGRLATVRYGTATAPIYLGAERGMTFHVWCDETRPLLQGARLTAFELMASGIDTCLECDNMSASLMSTDRIQAVFVGCDRVAANGDAANKIGTSLLALAAARHHVPVYVCAPTSTIDRACATGHDIRIEQRAPEEVTELWYERRMAPESVRVYNPAFDVTDADLIAGIVTEFGVARPPYTESLAAIFQRKETVERNKVHPE is encoded by the coding sequence ATGAACCTGCACGCAGCCAAGGGAACGCTCACCGAGACGCGCGAGACGCTCCCGCTCGACTCGCTCGCGGAAGTGGACACCGTCGCCCTCGACGACCAGAGCGACACGCTCGCCATCATCGACCAGACCAAGCTGCCTGCCACGCTCGAGGTCGAGTACCTGTCGTCTCGCGACGAGGCCTACCGCGCCATCAAGCGACTCGAGGTCCGGGGCGCCCCCGCCATCGGCGTGGCCGCGGCCATCGCGCTCTACCTCGACGTCCACAGCTACTGGGAGCACCTCTCGTCGACCGACTCCGCTCCCGTCACGGACGCCGAGGGATGGGAGCGCCTCTCCGCCCGCCTCACCGAGACGGCGACCTACCTCGACTCGTCCCGTCCTACGGCCGTGAACCTGTCATGGGCCCTGCACCGAATGGGCGCCCGTGCGGCCGCAAGCCGCCACGCCGGCGACACTCCGGCGGCCGCCGTGCAAGCGCTCCACGACGAGGCCGTGGCCATCCGCAACGAGGACGTCCGCGTGTGCCGCGCCATCGGCGAGCATGGCCTCTCGCTCCTGCACGACGGCGACGGCATCCTCACCCATTGCAACGCCGGCCGCCTCGCCACCGTGCGCTATGGCACGGCGACCGCCCCCATCTACCTGGGAGCCGAGCGCGGGATGACCTTCCACGTGTGGTGCGACGAGACCCGCCCGCTCCTACAGGGTGCGCGCCTCACCGCCTTCGAGCTCATGGCGTCAGGCATCGATACCTGCCTGGAGTGCGACAACATGAGTGCGAGCCTCATGTCGACGGACCGCATCCAGGCCGTCTTCGTGGGATGCGACCGCGTGGCCGCCAACGGCGACGCCGCCAACAAGATCGGGACGTCGCTCCTGGCGCTTGCCGCGGCGCGGCACCATGTGCCCGTCTACGTCTGCGCGCCCACCTCGACCATCGACCGCGCCTGCGCCACCGGCCACGACATCAGGATCGAGCAGCGCGCGCCCGAGGAGGTCACCGAGCTCTGGTATGAGCGACGCATGGCACCCGAGAGCGTGCGCGTGTACAACCCGGCCTTCGACGTGACCGACGCCGACCTCATCGCCGGCATCGTGACGGAGTTCGGCGTGGCTCGTCCCCCCTACACGGAGTCGCTCGCGGCGATATTCCAGCGCAAGGAGACGGTCGAGAGGAACAAGGTCCATCCGGAGTAG
- a CDS encoding YitT family protein, which translates to MPIISYQEESSPEQIKAAEEVSAQREGRGRLRFFVMLNLGLLITAFGIILFKAPNHFALGGTSGLSIILSTLFPTLPVSAFMWILNAVLVGLGLVFLDHRTMGWTIYASFALSAYTSILELAIPMAAPLTHDTLLELCFAVLLPAIGSAIVFNVGASTGGTDIVAMILKRRTSLEIGKALMVSDGVIVGVAFLLYGPQTGLYCVLGLIAKAFVVDNVIESLNLRKVCTVISHDPEAVLGFLVRTLDRTATVRDAVGGFSMQPEEEVVAVLTRREAALLQMWLRRHDPTAFMTMVNSSEILGKGFRSV; encoded by the coding sequence ATGCCCATCATCAGCTACCAGGAGGAATCCTCCCCCGAGCAGATCAAGGCCGCCGAGGAGGTCTCCGCACAACGCGAGGGCCGCGGACGCCTCAGGTTCTTCGTGATGCTCAACCTCGGGCTTCTCATCACGGCCTTCGGCATCATCCTGTTCAAGGCGCCCAACCACTTCGCGCTCGGCGGGACCTCGGGGCTCTCCATCATCCTGTCGACCCTCTTCCCCACCCTGCCCGTCTCGGCGTTCATGTGGATCCTGAACGCCGTACTCGTGGGTCTGGGCCTCGTGTTCCTCGACCACCGCACCATGGGGTGGACCATCTACGCGTCGTTCGCGCTCTCGGCCTATACCAGCATCCTCGAGCTTGCCATCCCCATGGCGGCACCGCTCACGCACGACACCCTGCTCGAGCTCTGCTTCGCCGTGCTGCTGCCGGCCATCGGAAGCGCCATCGTGTTCAACGTGGGCGCCTCGACCGGCGGCACCGACATCGTGGCCATGATCCTGAAGCGGCGCACCTCGCTCGAGATCGGCAAGGCGCTCATGGTGAGCGACGGCGTCATCGTGGGCGTGGCGTTCCTGCTGTACGGTCCGCAGACCGGCCTCTACTGCGTGCTCGGGCTCATCGCGAAGGCCTTCGTGGTCGACAACGTCATCGAGAGCCTCAACCTGCGCAAGGTCTGCACCGTCATAAGCCATGACCCCGAGGCCGTGTTGGGCTTCCTGGTTCGGACGCTCGACCGCACCGCCACCGTGCGCGATGCCGTGGGCGGCTTCTCGATGCAGCCCGAGGAGGAGGTCGTCGCCGTGCTTACCAGGCGCGAGGCGGCGCTGCTCCAGATGTGGCTGCGCCGCCACGACCCCACCGCCTTCATGACGATGGTCAACAGCTCCGAGATCCTGGGCAAGGGCTTCAGGAGCGTCTAG
- a CDS encoding Cna B-type domain-containing protein, producing MTLTLANDGTAATTGYEPVWTNTDTNTWTWTYTDLPKYDKAGKQLTWTVIETKAAGYDAPEYGAGKTNAGNGGTITNRLTDRHDSGTFSATISWDDFSDVDKVRPTTDQIKASLTLTADGVGSSAVPTVVDNGDNTFTVTYDNLATYNADGSTVVYALSQSQVTGYDAPTFSTGGATVADGGTIVDALSDRHDDATLSFTTVWYDDSNATGKRPAVADYPSMIRLHMPAGTQLATASVDALQTSSTPDTVVSAAPTVHDNGNDTWTTTYTNLPMYAADGTTIAYYITQDTASGYEAPGYSDGTNALDRGTVTNTIVAPTSPTSPTSPTSPTSPTSPTSPTSPTSPTSPTSPAATTASETPAADGSAEATTGAVAPVAKATTPQTGDATDTTASLAMGAVGLALVWLAVRRRVRG from the coding sequence GTGACCCTGACGCTCGCGAACGACGGCACCGCTGCCACGACTGGCTACGAGCCCGTCTGGACCAACACCGACACCAACACCTGGACCTGGACCTACACCGACCTGCCCAAGTACGACAAGGCCGGCAAGCAGCTCACCTGGACCGTCATCGAGACCAAGGCGGCTGGCTATGACGCGCCTGAGTACGGCGCAGGCAAGACCAATGCTGGCAACGGCGGCACCATCACCAACAGGTTGACCGACCGCCACGACAGCGGGACCTTCTCGGCCACCATCAGCTGGGACGACTTCTCCGACGTCGACAAGGTCCGTCCCACGACGGATCAGATCAAGGCGTCCCTCACGCTCACGGCCGACGGCGTGGGGTCCTCCGCGGTGCCCACCGTGGTCGACAACGGTGACAACACCTTCACCGTGACCTATGACAACCTGGCGACGTACAACGCTGATGGTTCTACCGTGGTCTATGCGCTCTCTCAGTCGCAGGTCACCGGCTACGACGCACCTACGTTCAGTACTGGCGGGGCGACCGTGGCCGACGGCGGCACCATCGTCGACGCGCTCTCGGACCGCCACGACGACGCGACGCTCAGCTTCACGACCGTCTGGTACGACGACTCCAACGCCACAGGCAAGAGGCCGGCGGTCGCCGACTATCCGTCGATGATTCGGCTCCATATGCCCGCTGGCACCCAGCTGGCGACCGCGTCGGTCGATGCGCTTCAGACGAGTTCGACGCCAGACACGGTGGTCTCGGCCGCACCGACGGTTCACGACAACGGTAACGACACCTGGACTACCACCTACACCAACCTGCCCATGTATGCGGCGGACGGGACGACCATCGCCTACTACATCACGCAGGACACGGCTTCGGGCTATGAGGCACCTGGCTACTCGGACGGCACGAACGCCCTCGACCGGGGCACCGTCACCAACACGATCGTGGCCCCCACGAGTCCCACGAGCCCCACCTCTCCCACCTCTCCCACGTCTCCCACGAGTCCAACGTCCCCCACGAGCCCCACGAGCCCCACGAGCCCCACGAGCCCTGCGGCCACCACAGCCTCTGAGACGCCTGCGGCTGATGGCTCTGCTGAGGCGACGACCGGCGCAGTGGCCCCTGTCGCGAAGGCGACCACGCCACAGACCGGCGATGCCACCGACACGACGGCCTCCCTCGCCATGGGTGCCGTGGGGCTGGCGCTCGTATGGCTGGCCGTCCGCAGGCGCGTGCGCGGATAG